GACTTTCCCTACATAGCATCTGCCGGGATCTCTTTCCGGCTAGCCTTGGGGTGTCCGCGTGAGAGTTAGGCAATTTCTTGGAGCCAGAGCTGGGAAGCGCTAGTCCGCCGTGCCTAGTTGGAGACGTGGCCGGGCCACGAGACTGAAATGTCGGACACGTGGAGCTCTATCCAGGCCCACAAAAAGCAGCTGGACTCACTGCGGGAGAGGCTGCAGCGGAGGCGGAAGCAGGACTCGGGGCACTTGGGTGAGGCGCGGGGTTGTTGGGGCCGATGCTTAGCTAGGGAGGGCTGAGGGAACCCTGGAGGAAAACGCTCCCGAGTTGGTGCCTTTCCTCAAACGTCTGTTTCTTTAACGCTTCATACATTGGTTCCGGTTCTCTTCCCCCTCAGCAGCACAGATGCTTCATCTTTCTGCAGGTAGTAGCGGCTTCTTCTCACCCTGGGCTCTGGTTCCTCCAGTTCTCTTTCCCAGGTCGGAAGCTCCCTTCCCATCTCCGCGTCCCCCCATCTCGCTGACTCTTCTTAAGTCTACGAGAGCGTCCGGTTTGTTAGGCTTTTCAGCCCCTATCCCTTGAAGCAGCAAGTCCCTTTTTATGGTTAACAACATGGCCCTTTGTTCTTCCCTTGGTTATAGCAATTGCTTTGTATTGGTAATTTCTTTGCGACCCTGGGCACCGTGAGAACAAGTACTGAAAGTTTATATCCACAGTGCCCAGTTCAGTGGCCCTCACAGAGTTGGCACTCGATGTTGCTAAATGAGTAGAGAAGTGGCATTGGCTTAGCCGTTGCCACACCGAGCAGGAAtctgaaaacatttgttttaaaactttttctcccCTCCTATTGATTCGAGTCACAGTCTTAAAACTTGAAGGAACCTCAAAAGATTGTCTACCCATACCACATCCCCTACACAAGCCCTGAATTATCTAAGGCAAATCAATTAAAGATCTGCAAGGATAATGAATATGTACCACTTTTGTGGCAGCTTGCACTGTTTATCAGTATACTCGACTCCATTTCTACATCTTGTGTTGAAGTATATTAGGTCCATGCACTTGTATTCTGGTccttgaaactaaaagatgccATGGCAGGACTCTTCCACCATAGGTGGACATCCATCGAGTATCTACATGAGTCTAGTTAGACAAAAATTACACAgtgtccctgccctcaaggagtttaaaatttagttgaaaataaagaaaagtcagaaatacACGATGATATATGTAACATGCCAAATGAGTTAATTCCACAATGAGCACAGTGAAGGTAGAACTAACAAGTCAGTCTAGTCAGTGAAGGCATCATGGAAGAGCTGACACTTGGAATTTGGTCTCAGTGACTATATAGGACTTAGATAATTAAAGAGACGGTAAGAGGGCAGAGTAAGTAAAGAAAGAAGTGCAAGTCGTATTATCAAGGATTAATTAATAGAAATTCCGCTTCAGTTTTCCATGGTGTTAACCACACTTTGGTATTGACCAAACTTTGTGCTGTACGCAAATCCAACCACTAGAATCTGGATACTTCATCAGGGTCCTTGCTAAGCatgtttaataattttgaaagcaAGATATATTCTCCCTTGAACGTAAACATTCTTGATTTTTGGTTAAGACTTTTAGTATAGCCACTTCATGATATAATTAAGACTcctgtaaaattatttttgagattgtgaTTAAACATATATTACCTTCTAGCCCAGAGCTTTGATGGGCCTATTTGGTCTTTAGGGGATAGGTAGAGATGAAACACACAAATTAAGTCAGCCAGCCTCACTGTTCTTCCATTCAGTTATTTTGGTTTTTCCAAAGAACATGTTTCCATAAGGATTAGGATTCTTAGGAAAACATCATGAAACACTCTCTTAACCAGTTTGTCATGTAAGATATAACCAAAGGCTACATGAAAATTGAGGTCATTCAGTTCTTTTCtcacaggaaataaaaatgttcttacCACATCTATATTCTTACAGGGTTACTGAAATCTGATACTtaattatttactgctgagctcaatattaaaagacaaggatatttaaaataaactaaagTGTATCCATGTtattaataaatgcaaaatattatgAACAAAGGATCACTGGGAGACCTTTGTTAGCTTGGCATTTTTAaggtataactttaaaaaaaaattgtggcaaaagtacacataccataaaataccatctaaccattttaaaatgtatagttgATAGTCTGatgtatattcacattgttatgcaacCAATCTCCAAAATTCTTTtgtcttgcaaaactgaaactcactGTTCTCCCTTcatcccagtccctggcaaccaccattctactgtttctgtgagtttgactacTCTAGATCCCTTGTGAAAATGGAATCATGAAGTATTTGGCTGATGTCCTTTAGCgcatcctcaaggttcatctatgttgtagcacgtgtcataatttcctttctttttaaagctgcataatattccattgtatgtatataccacattttctttatccatttatccattggtGGATACTTGAGGgttgtttctacattttggctgttgtgaataatgctgctgtgaacatgggtgtacaggTTATCTCTTCAAGATTCTGTTTTCAACTTTTTTGGACATGtaacagaagtggaattgctggagcatatggtaattctattttcaattttcttaggaactgccacactgttttccatagaatAAAGTAGATTTTTGAAACGAGGATTATtactttcaataaatgtttatttcattaattgaaacaaaataaacttgcgcagcttcagtcagttcagtcgctcagtcgtgtccgaccctttgcgaccccatgaatcgcagaacgccaggcctccctgtccatcaccaactcccagagtttactcaaactcatgcccatcgagtcggtgatgccatccagccatctcatcctctgtcgcccccttctcctcctgcccccaatccctcccagcatcagggtcttttccaatgagtcaactctgcacatcaggtggccaaagtactggagtttcagcttcagcatcagtccttccaatgaacacccaggactgatctcctttaggatggactggttggctctccttgcaatccaagggactctcaagagtcttctctaacaccacagttcaaaagcatcaatttttcggcactcagctttcttcacagttcaactctcacatccatacatgaccactggaaaaaccatagccttgaccagacggacctttgttggcaaagtaatgtctctgcttttaaatatgctatctaggttggtcataactttccttccaaggagtaagcgtcttttaatttcatggctgcagtcaccatctgcagtgattttggagcccaaaaaaatgaagtctgacactgtttccactgtctccccatctatttcccaagaggtgatgggaccagatgccatgatcttagttttctgaatgttgagctttaagtcaactttttcactctcctctttcactttcatcaagaggctttttagttcctcttcactttctgccataagggtggtgtcatctgcatatctgaggttattgatatttctcccagcaatcttgattccagcttgtgcttcttccagcccagcgtttctcatgatgtactctgcatataagttaaataagcagggtgacaatatacagccttgacatactccttttcctatttggaaccagtctgttgttccatgtccagttctaactgttgcttcctgacctacatacaggtttctcaagaggcaggtcaggtggtctgggattcccatctctttcagaattttccacagtttattgtgatccacacagtcgaaggctttggcgtcaataaagcagaaatagatgtttttctggaactctcttgctttttcgatgatccagcggatattggcaatttgatctctggttcctcggccttttctaaaaccagcttgaacatctggaagttcacggttcacgtactgctgaagcctggcttggagaatttcgagcattactttactagcgtgtgaaatgagtgcaattatgtggtagtttgagcattctttggcattgcctttcttagggattggaatgaaaactgaccttttccagtcttgtggccactgctgagttttccaaatttgctggcatattgagtgcagcactttcacagcatcatctttcaggatttgaaatagctcaactggaattccatcacctccactagctttgctcatagtgatgttttctaaggcccactggacttcacattccaggatgtctggctctaggtgagtgatcacaccattgtgattatctgggtcgtgaagatcttttttgtacagttcttctgtgtattcttgccacctcttcttaatatcttctgcttctgttaggtccataccattttggtcctttattgaacccatctttgcctgaaatgttcccctggtatttctgattttcttgaagagatctctagtctttcccattctgttgttttcctctatttgtttgcattgattgctgaggaaggcttccttatctctcctggctattctttggaactctgcattcaaatgggaatatttttccttttctcctttgcttttcgcttctctgcttttcacagctatttgtaaggcctcctcagacaaccattttgcctttttgcatttcttttccatggggatggtcttgatccctgtctcctgtacaatgtcacgaacctccgtgaatagttcatcaggctctctgtctatcagatctagtcccttaaatctatttcttacttccactgtatagcacagcttagcacatagtaaatatttgaaCTACTCAATGTATTTCATCCATGGAATTGATGATgtgaatatagattttttttttcatttatttttattagttgaaggctaattactttacagtattgtagtggtttttgccatacattgacatgaatcagccatggatttacatgtgtgaAGATGTGAATATAGATACTGACATATTTTAGAGGTCAGCAAGTTCATAGTCTGGCTATATTTTTATGTCTTCAAGCTAGTATTTTATCTTCAACTGAGCTCTTAAAGCTTAAGTATTAAGTATTCCTTTGCTGAGCCCAACACATTACATTTTTTCATTAGATTAGAAGCAGAGAGTCAACATAGTTACCAGCATAAtggaagtgctcaataaatgtactGAATTAATAACTGAACGAATACTGAAGGAGTTGGAACTCAGGGATTCCTAATTATTTTCTGCTCTTTACCCATTTTAAGAATGATAAAGTGTTGGAGTCTTTCCCCCAAATTTGTGTATCTGTGCACAAATTTGTGTTTGACTTCAGGGAATTCAGAGTGGCTCAAGCCCATCTATAAATAACAGTTAATCAGCTGTTAAGTTTTGTTCAAAATATTAAACCTGAACCTCCTCCTCCCAGTAACCTTAAAAGAGGTATTTTCAGCTCCATGTCCTGAATGTAATGAAAGAATACTCCCAGGAGGTGTTACTAACATAAAGATTCATAACCAGAATCACAGAACTATATTAAAACAAGTATTGGTCAaattgtcaaaaagaaaaaaaagtttgtatccAATTCTAGGGATTGAAAATATACGTTAAAGTGGTTCTTTATCATAGAGATCTTGCTATAAGAAAAAGTCTTTAAACATAACTCAAAGAACATATAAATTTCATTACCAGGGAAAGGAAAAACTGTAAGAAGAAATGTTTATATTACAGTCTTCGTAGTATCAGTaggttaattataaaaaatacattttcaacttAATGACATTAACATTGAAACAAAGTACTTTTCCTCACTGAGATAATGTCTGCTAGCGTGTTGAAAGTTTACATGAAAAAACGTgtagtatattttagaaatagcaGATAACATTTGCAAGAAAAGTTTGATAAACTATTTAGTTGGTAGAAAATGAACATCTAACCTAACATCTAACCAGCATTAACATCTAACCAAATTTAcacattgttattttaaaaatgataataggagATGTAATAATGTCAAGTAGATTGCTTTATTCTTTGAACTGTTAGATTCTggacttcatttaaaataaattcaatcgACAAAATGTTTATCATGGAAATAATGTGGTATTACTGCATATTTAAGCCAAGCATCTCAAGAACCATTGTGGCAAAAAGGAAAGTAATGTGACAGTGAATATGTATGTTCCTGAACAGAATTTGGGTTAGATTACATTAACAAGAATGAAACAGAGTGAGAAATTATGGAAAATGCTTACTATTTACTTTAATCAATGACAACACTTATTTTAAGTCAGATGggcaagaaacaaacaaaatatgccAATTTAAGAGGTAATaggtctccaaagaagacatgcaaatgaccAGCAGGTGTTTGAAAActtgttcaacatcactaatcatcaggggaatgcaaatcaTAACcataataagatatcacctcaaacttgttattaaaaaaaaaagagaacaagtgTTAGCAAGAAAAGGGAATCCTGATTCACTgatagtgggaatgtaaattggtacagccactatggaaacagtaagtaaaaaaatggaattaccatatgatccagcagtttcacTTTTAGGAATTCAAAGGATTTGAACTAAGGATTTCAAAGATATACCTGCACATCCACGCTCATTGTAGCATTACTTATGTTCACatacagccaagatatggaaacagcctaaacaTCCATTGatagataagtggataaagaaaacgtgAAATATACATGCAATGGGATATCTTACAGCCAAAAGAaggaggaaatcctgccatttgtgacagcatGGGTGGATCTGGAGGACATtataagtgaactaagtcagacgaAAATGCTGTATGGTATCACTCAGATTGTActtgacatgtggaatctaaaatagtcaaagtcACAGAAGTAGAGTGGTGATTGCCAAGGCCTAGGGAAGGGGAAAAATGGAGAGGTGATAGTAAAAGGGTACAGAATCTCAGTTAtgcaagataaataagttctggagatctctTATACAGTGTATAGTGCTTACGGTTAACAGTACTGTGTTGTATACTTAACATTTTCTAAGGGGGTAGATCCTATATTCAGTGGTCTTaccatatacacaaaaataataataaaggcagCAGAAAAAAACTTTTGGGAAATGATAGATATGATTTTGGCCTTGACGGTGGTAATGATGAGTGTATGCTGTCTCCAAACTCACTGAGatgtatatgttaaatatatacaaCTTTTTACATGCTAATCATAATTAAGTggttaaaaaaagacataatagAGATTGTCTATAGGGTGCTTAGGtcttaacaaaataaaactcatacTAATGGTAAAAGAATATTAATAGGTGCCTGgcaaataacatttaaatataaattaaagcgGGGATATGGATAATTTATATAGTTTATCTAAAATATTAGAAGTTTCAAAACTGTACAACCCTTCctattatcaaattattttatttggttgtgctgctGGGTCTTAAGTTATGGCACTTAGTATTTTCTGTCTTCCATGCGGCATgttgcaatatgtgggatctttagttgagtcATGCacactcttagttgcagcatgtgggatatagttccctgaccaaggactgaacccaggccccctgcatttttagcacggagtcttagccgctggagcATCATGGAAGTCCCTCAAACTCTTTAATACCTTATATAATTTGCTCCCTTTACCATACATCATGAGTTAAAATGGTCAGTACATAATATACAAAACTGTGCATGTAATGCCTGAACtcctaattttaaaactttgtattttttctgCTATAATAATAAGGTTCATCACTAATTGTGCTAGGTTAGGTTacttaatgaaagaaatttttggtttcttctgaagaaattttaaattcgactgattttttaaaaagctcagagtttaaaaaaaaaaaaaaagctcagagtTTGAAACTAGTGTAAATTATAATTGGGGTATTTTTAGCTCAGATTTATTAGAATCTCTCAGTTGCAAGGGACTTTAGTAGTTACCAGTTCAGTCCTATTCAGTGTAAGAATCGTGCCTATAGTCTTCCAAATAAGCTGAATAGTAATTGTCACTTAAATTTGTCACGTTATCTTTAGCTTAGATCGCTTGCTCTCAGACTTCCCATCCAGACCTTCAAAGTGCTTCCATGATTTCTATGTGTATAACACCTCCttgccaaaacaaaacaaggaactTATTCTAGTCTGAGATTCAGCACAACATAAAAGAATCATCGTGAGCAAGGTGAAAAAAATTCTGTCAGTTATTTAACGTTTTCAGCTAGTATGAAATTGTGGAGTCTGTTTTCCACATAGGGTATAACTTATTTTCCTAAAATGTAACTGTTCCGGTAAGGTGTTTGGTATAGTTCGACTCCATTTTCCTTGGAATTCTGAGCTAAATTTTTTGAAGTCAGTTCCATTAGAGTGGAAATTTCTAAGTAACCAAAATATCTCTAAATGTAAACTAGTGGCCACTTAGATAGTATTTAACAGAATTCTAGTATAGATCCTGAATGTTTAATATTTcacttgtattttaaataaataatcacaGATATTAGGCTTTCCTTAAAGCAATATTTTGCCCTAATTTGAGTTTCTTAAATCTTATTAAGGTTATGATGGCTACCCAGCTTGTGAAGTACTAGAGTAGGTTATAAGAATATAGTCAGTAACTATCATTGGTGACCAGGGCTTCAGCAGTTctgtaatatttttgtgtttgagTTATAACCCCCAACACTGTCATTTTTTATACTCTGATGTCCAGTGGCCTTAATTCATTAAAACTCAAAGTCAGTTGTTCAGAAAGATCTCATCATAGCTTAGGTTGTTGAAAGTATTCCTGGCTTATAAATTCAGGTTGATTATATCAGTTGTTATTTAGAGTGACTGAAGGGAGGTGGTATGGACATTTAAATCTACCAGGCTGCTAATTTATGTCCTTTGAAGCAGAGCAAGGAATGAAATTAGGAAATACCTCTCACCCAACATAGAAAGGGTAAGCAGATCCCAGAAAATTTATCTTGGCTAAGCAGTGAATGCTTGGGTGTGATTTAATAAAGGGCATCTAGTGCTAAATCTGGTCAGAGAATTTTCTGCATGAAATGAAAGGACTGTGTTGTAAATGCTGGAAGTCTTTAATCCCTGAGGAATATGTAGATTGGCAGTGGTCACTGTTTTTCATCTTCATGTCTCTTCACTCCTAGATCTTCGGAATCCAGAGGCAGCACTGTCTCCAACCTTCCGTAGCGACAGCCCAGTCCCTGCTGCACCTACTTCTGGTGGCCCTAAGCCCAGTACAGCTTCAGCAGTTCCTGAACTAGCTACAGACCCTGAATTAGAGAAGAAGTTGCTACACCACCTCTCTGATCTGTCACTAACATTGCCCACTGATGCTGTGTCCATCCGTCTTGCCATCTCCACGGTAATGACATAAGACAAGGTTGGGAACTGCCATTGTTTTTCATCAGTTCGTGGTCAGGGTCTTAAcactttccctcctgccttccttccttagCCAGATGCCCCTGCCACTCAGGATGGGGTAGAAAGCCTCCTACAGAAGTTTGCGGCTCAGGAGTTGATCGAAGTAAAGCGAAGTCTCCTACAAGATGATGCACATCCCACTCTTGTGACCTATGCTGATCATTCCAAGCTCTCCGCCATGATGGGTGCTGTGGCAGAAAAGAAGGGCCCTGGGGAGGTAGCAGGGACTATTGCAGGGCAGAAGCGGCGTGCAGAGCAAGACTCCACCACAGCAGCTGCCTTTACTAGCTCTTTGGCCTCTGGTCTGGCCTCTTCAGCATCAGAAGTAACCAAGGAGCCAAccaagaaatcaagaaaacatgCTGCCTCAGATGTTGATCTGGAGATAGAGAGCCTTCTTAACCAACAATCTACTAAGGAACAACAGAGCAAGAAGGTAGGGGTAGATGGAAGTGCTTTCACACTTATACTTTGAATTTTAGCATTGGTTGAGAAGAATTTACCCCTAGGGCAAAGAGCAGTTCTTAGAATTGAGGgtttagagcagtggttctcaactgaggATGATATtaccctccctcccaacccccagaGGATGTTTTGCAAAGTCTGAAGACGTTTTTGGTTGTCATAACACATGAGTGCTACAGACACCTAGTGGGTAGAGAGGCAAGGGATTCTGCAAAGCATCCTGCAATCTTAATACGATAAgccacaaagaattatctggccaaAAACATCAACAGTGCACCAAATGCTGAGAACTCTGATTTAGAGAATCTTTTTCACTGGGTCTGTTTGGAAGAATATTTCAGACCCATGTGAGTTAGCCATTTTCTATTTCTAGCTGTATAAATTTGAACAATTAACTTCTCTTGATCCTTAGTCTTCTCATTTGTGAGACTAACTAGAGTACCACCTCCCACCtgtccccaccacccacccaccatgTAAATTGTTGCCTAGGCTCTGAACCAAACAGTAAAATGCTTATCAGCACTATGTCTTGCTTCAGTACGTATTAAATGTAAGTGGTTTTGGTTGCAAAGAAATACTTTCCTGGGGAGGGGAGTTTAGCTTAATGCTTAGCTGTAGGAACTGGTCtgcatgtattttaatttcatcccAAGTGCAGATTTGTGAAAAAGGACTAAATCCATGAAAAATCTCTTCTCTTGGGTTTTCTCATGTTAATGTAGTTTATTGACCCCTCATAGGACATTGATGTCAAGTAGAATTTGCAGAGGTGGTTTAAGGGCTAATTTTATCTACGAACCCTTTCCAGACAGAGGTTTCTTCTATCACCCAGGTTAGTCAGGAGATCCTAGAGCTATTAAATACTACAACAGCCAAGGAACAATCCATTGTTGAAAAATTTCGCTCACGAGGTCGGGCTCAAGTTCAAGAGTTCTGTGACTATGGAACCAAGGAGGAGTGTATGAAAGCCAGTGATGCTGACCGGCCCTGTCGAAAGCTGCACTTCAGGTCTTTTGGGGGGAAGAGGGTTGGCTGGGTCTCCTAGAAGCAGTCATTTTTTAAGCACAGTCCTTCCACTCATTGGGTTTGTCTCTAATACTGTTATTAAGTGCTTTTAATATGGTTTGTCTAAGACTTCAAGATTCTGAAGGTACACTTTCAGAAGTAGTGTTCTATGGGAGGGAATACAGGTTGCATTCTCCAAAAGatgtgagatttttaaaaattgctcttttCTTGCAATAGCAGGATATCTCTGTCTTTGATCCCCAGTGAAAGTTAAAGTTCTCTAGAAGGATAGTCTTAGGAGAAACAAGAACCTGGCCTCTTAGGTCAGAGCTTTATTCCTGTCATAAGGAAGTTAAGTTTTTGCTcagagaggaattaaaaaaacatttctttagtGTAAATTACAGATTTTAATATCACCTGCtttctttatttgaaaacttAGAGGAAGCTCTGATGACAGTGAAAGACTGCAAATTTTGCAACAATTTAGAACTTGAACTGGGGGATCTACCTGGAACACCATCTTGATTCAAACTGTCCCTTAATATTTCCCCAGACGGATCATCAATAAACACACTGATGAGTCATTAGGAGACTGCTCTTTCCTTAACACATGTTTCCATATGGATACCTGCAAATATGTTCACTATGAAATTGATGCTTGCGTGGATTCTGAGGCTCCTGGAAGCAAAGACCATACACCAAGCCAGGAGCTTGCCCTTACACAGAGCGTTGGAGGTGACTCCAATGCAGATCGACTCTTCCCACCTCAGGTACCTGTCTGCTCAGAAAACTTAACCTCAACTTAAGGACCTTTATCTCAGTAGAGCAGCCATACATGTAGGAAAGCAAGGCATAATCAGCAATCTCCCTTGCTGATTGGGAATGGAGCGGGTTAGATAGCATATGAGGGAACAGGAAAATCCAATGGAAAAAGAGGGACTGGGGCCATGAATCGGAGAGTGAAGGAAGGGAAGATGACCAAATACCACCTCATGCAGTGGATCTGTTGTGATATCCGCTACCTGGACGTCAGTATCTTGGGCAAGTTTGCAGTTGTGATGGCTGACCCACCCTGGGATATTCACATGGAGCTGCCCTATGGGACcctgacagatgatgagatgcgCAGGCTCAACATACCAGTACTGCAGGATGATGGCTTTCTCTTCCTCTGGGTCACAGGCAGGTAATGCAGTTCAAAGATACGTAGGTATGGGCAGATATAGTACAGAGTGAGTACTGGGTGGGGATAAAATCTTGGGTTTTCCTAGCTCTATTAAACTTATGACTCAGTCAGCCTTTCTTACCTACTGAGATCTGATGCCTGTTTATAACACAAATGATACCATGAATTCTGTTTAATTCTACATTTGTTTCTTGTGAAAGGTAAGACCATTGAGAATAGATACtgtgttttgtcttttcattcttagATCCATCCTCTTGCCCCAATGGTGTCTTGCATGTAAATATTCACCGAATGTCTATTGAAAACAACACATATATCTTGAAGGGAGAAAAAATACTGGCATGGAAGTAGCTGTTTAACCCTTATTTCTTTCCAGGGCCATGGAGTTGGGCAGAGAATGTCTGAACCTCTGGGGGTAAGTAGCCATCACTGTTGTTTTCTTCTGAGGGAAATATGTAGTTGATAGGGTTTCCTTCTTCCAGAGTATTCTGTGATTCCTTGCCTCTGTAGAGTAGATGGTATCATCCTTAAACTGTGAAACCTTGATtaaagttctgatttttttccttatatccCACAGTTATGAACGGGTAGATGAAATTATCTGGGTGAAGACAAATCAACTGCAGCGCATCATTCGAACAGGCCGTACAGGTCACTGGTTGAACCATGGGAAGGAACACTGCTTGGTGAGCAGCAGTGGGGCCCAATACATTAGATGGAACAAAAAATAGGAATTGTTAGATTTCTTATTGAGAAACAGTTCAAATATTGGGGTTTCATAAAACTTTCATACATTTTTCATCATTGTGTTCTCTGGTGAGCAGGTTGGTGTCAAAGGAAATCCCCAAGGCTTCAACCAG
This sequence is a window from Odocoileus virginianus isolate 20LAN1187 ecotype Illinois chromosome 6, Ovbor_1.2, whole genome shotgun sequence. Protein-coding genes within it:
- the METTL3 gene encoding N(6)-adenosine-methyltransferase catalytic subunit METTL3, with the translated sequence MSDTWSSIQAHKKQLDSLRERLQRRRKQDSGHLDLRNPEAALSPTFRSDSPVPAAPTSGGPKPSTASAVPELATDPELEKKLLHHLSDLSLTLPTDAVSIRLAISTPDAPATQDGVESLLQKFAAQELIEVKRSLLQDDAHPTLVTYADHSKLSAMMGAVAEKKGPGEVAGTIAGQKRRAEQDSTTAAAFTSSLASGLASSASEVTKEPTKKSRKHAASDVDLEIESLLNQQSTKEQQSKKVSQEILELLNTTTAKEQSIVEKFRSRGRAQVQEFCDYGTKEECMKASDADRPCRKLHFRRIINKHTDESLGDCSFLNTCFHMDTCKYVHYEIDACVDSEAPGSKDHTPSQELALTQSVGGDSNADRLFPPQWICCDIRYLDVSILGKFAVVMADPPWDIHMELPYGTLTDDEMRRLNIPVLQDDGFLFLWVTGRAMELGRECLNLWGYERVDEIIWVKTNQLQRIIRTGRTGHWLNHGKEHCLVGVKGNPQGFNQGLDCDVIVAEVRSTSHKPDEIYGMIERLSPGTRKIELFGRPHNVQPNWITLGNQLDGIHLLDPDVVARFKQRYPDGIISKPKNL